Below is a genomic region from Microbacterium galbinum.
CCGCCGAAGCGGGCGGCTTCGAACGACGCACCGCTCTCGGCCCCACGGGTCTGATCGACCATCTCGGACTCTCCCTCGCGGAACGCGCGGTCCATGCCCGAGATGCCTCCGAGCACAGCGGCGAGTGACGAGTTCAGCTCGGCGGCGACCTCATCGGTGCGGCCCTTGAAGCTGTCGAATGCGGCCTTCGCCGCACCCGCGTGCACCTGCATCAGCGGGTCGGCGGCGACCACGAGCTGCTTCACGAGCGCGCCGAGGTCGTCGCTGGATCCCGACGTCTGCTTGCCGAGGACGCTGAGCGTCTCGGCCCCCATATCGAACTTCATGCTCCGGTCTTCCTTTCGTCGCCCTCCCGTCCTCGCGGTCGCGAAGACGCCATCGCCCCCGATGGGCGAGGAGAGAGTAACAGGGCGGCCTGCGATAACGCGGAAGTTATCCACAGACCGCGCCTGAAACTCTTTCTCCGATGGATGAGGACGTTACTCGCCCGAGCGCGGATTCTCGGCTGCGTGGGCGACATCGACGACAGACTGCTCGAACGACTGCGAATCGGGGTCGAGGTAGCCGACGGCGGGTGCCTCCCAGGGGTGCGACGCCGCCCACACGGGGCTCAGCAGCAATTGACCCGGGTCCACCCGGTAGTAGGGCAGACTCGAGCGCTGTGCGTTGTGCCCGTCGGTCGCGAATCCGCGCTCCGTGACCTCCGGTCCATTGCCGTGGGGCTTGTCGTGGACGATCCCGCCCTCCGAACTGAAGTTCCGTACACCATGGATGTGTTCGACCTCGAGAATGCCCTCGGAATCCCACTCGTGAACAGCGCGGTCGCGGTCGTCGCCGATGCCCGTGCCGACACCCTTATCCACAGGTGGTCATCGCGAGGTGTCCTCATATGTATAAACTCGCCGACCGTGGGCGCGCGTGGGGCGCACTCCATAAAGGGGGGTCATGAGCACGGCTGGAAAGACGGATGGCGGCCTCGACGCGTTCGTCTACTGCGAGCGAGCCGATACCAGGGCATGGTGTCCCGCCCTGGTATCTGACACCCTCACGGTGTTCGTGCCGATGATCTGCGCCGTGCTGACGTCTGCGGCAGGGGAGCCTCTCGCGGGTGCGGGGCTCGTGCTGCTCGCGCTGGGGATCGCAGGCGGTCAGGTGATCGCCCTCGCCTACGACGGGCGTACGCTCGGCGCCCGGATGTTCGGGCTCCGCATCGTCGAGCGGTCGAGCGGATGCCCCTCCGGACGCCTCCTCGTCGCCGACCTCGTCGGTCGTCGGCTCCGGGTGCTCGACATCCGTCGCGGTCGCGATCCGATCTCCTCCGCTGTGGCGCTCTACCGGTTCCCCGAGCGCGCCGCCGCGCAGCATCCGCCCGCGCCGGCGACGAACACCGTCGCGTTGCTGGACTCGGGTCAGCGACTCCCGTTCGCGCGCGCTCTGGTGGTCGGCAGGAACCCGACGACGGATGCCCGGGGCGAGCAGCGATTCTCCTGGCCGGACCTCTCGCGCACGCTGTCGAAGACCCACGCCCGGCTCGAATGGGACGGCGAGAGCGTGTGGGTCACCGACCTCGGCTCCGCCAACGGGACGGCGATGGAGGTCGGCGTGGAATGCGCGTCGCTCGACCCGTTCGTGCCGACGCGCATGCCCGCGGATGCCGTGCTCCGGCTGGGGGATCGCAGCCTCACGATCGCCGGCTCCCGCCGGGATCGCCGGGGTGCCTCTGATGTGGCCGATGAACGCGACGAAGACTCCCGAGGAGGGCACTATGCCTGACCTCCGCGATCGCGCCCTCATCGAGGAGGCGCGCACGCAGCGCTTCCGGCTCGGTTCGGCACTGCTGCACGGGCGCATCTCGGATCGACGCACGGTGAACGACAATGTCCGCCGATTCATCGCCTCCCTCATCGTGGCGGCGCTCGCCTGCGCGGTGTGCGTCGGCATCTCGTTCGTCACCGACCTGCTCCAGGCGCAGGCGGCCGGGAAGGCGCGGCAGAACGCGTCGATCAGCATCATCGAAGAGGAGCCGGTGTGAGCGACTACACGCGCCTGAGCGTTCGGGGTTCGTCTCGGCGCGTCGAGATCGCGGTGTCGAGCGATGACCCGCTCGGCAGTCTGCTGCCGCAGCTGATCGATGCCCTGGCGGAACCCTCCGGTGCCGGCGGACGCCCCCTCGCGCTCGTCACCGCGATCGGGGACTCGCTCGACCTCGAGCGCTCCGCCCGTGAGCAGAGTCTCGTCGACGGTTCGGTGCTGCGCCTGCTCCCGTTCGACTCCGCGCCGCCGCCACCGATGGTCATCGACGTGGTCGACGTGCTCGCCGACGAGCTCGAGAACCGCAACGACCGCTGGAGTGACGCATCGAGGGCCGCCGTCAGCGCGGTCGTCGTCGCGCTGTCCGCGGCTGCCGCGTCGATCGCGGTGCCGTTCGACGGCGTCGCCGGCGGTGCAGTGCGCTTCGGTCTGCTCGGCCTGCTTCTCGTCTGCGCCGTGGGATTCGGTCTGTTCGGTCGACGTCGGCCGGCGGCCGTCATGGCGACCGCGGCGGTGGGGGCGGGCGCGCCTGCCGCGCTGCACGCGGCGGCTGCGCAGGCCGCGACGCACCCGGCATCCGTCCTTCCGATCACCGCTCTCTGGGTCACGCTCGCCTGGTCGGCGGTGCTCCTGATCGGGGGAGGGGTCGCGCGGGGCTCGCGTGGCGCGATGGTCGGCGGTGCCCTGGGGATCGTGCTGACGGTGCCGCTGCTGACGGCACTGGCGATGGGCATGCGCCACGATCAGGCCGCCGCGGTGATCGGCGTCGTCGCCGCCGTGCTCCTCGGACTCGTGCCGTGGCTCGCGCTCTCGGCCTCCGGTCTCACGGGCCTCGACCATCGGGCGGCCGAGAGCGCCGATCTGCCGAGACCCGCCGCGTTGGGCGCCGTGTCCGACGCGTATCGCACCCTCGACTGGGTCGTGGCGGTGCTGGCCGCGGTGCTCGTCCTCTGCGGCATCGTCCTCTGGATGACGGATGCCGTCTGGCCGAGGCTCCTCGCGGCGTCGCTCGCGCTTGTGGTGCTGCTGCGATCGCGGGCGTTCCCGCTCCGGTCGCAGGGCTTCCTGCTCTGGGCGGCCGGGATCGGCATCGCCGCCGTCGCCGCGGCGACCCTGATCGTGAACGGTTCGCTCGGGTGGACCGTCGTCGCCGGTGCCGTGGTGATCGGCGTGACAGCGGCCATCGCCGGGCTCGCCCGCCCGAAAGCGCATCAGCGAGCGCGGCTCCGCTCCTTCGGCGACGCACTGGAGACCGCTGCCGTGATCGCGATCGTGCCGATGGCGGTGGGGGTCTTCGGGATCTACGCCGATCTGCTCGCACTGTTCGGAGGGGGCGCGTGATGCCGCTCGACCGCGGGGCGATCTCCGTGGCGATGTTCGGCAGCGGTGCAGCGCTCCTCACCCGGTTCGCGGCGTGGGACGCGGCGATCACCCGACCGATGAGCACGGTCCGTCGGATCGGCTTCGTCCAGCTCTCCGCCGGAGCCGGTGCGACGACCGTCGCGGGTGAGATCGGACGCCTCGTCGCTCGACGGCGCGCTGCTCCACCGCTCGTCGCGGACCTCTCGCCCGAGGGCGATCTCGCCCGGCGGCTCGGGATCGTCGAGACGCCACCGCGTCGGGACCGACGCCTGTTCCGCACGAGCGGCGACGCTCGGCAGCTGCTGCAGATGACGTCGGGTGTGCTCGGGGCCCGGCCGTCGGATGCCGGGGCCCGCCCGGTCGTCGCGTGGGAGCGTGAGGTCTCACCCATCATGCGCTTCCACGACGTCGTGATCGCGGACTTCGGTCCGCGTGATCCCGATCGTGAGATCGGCGAGATCGCCGGGCTCTGCGATGCGGTCTGCGTCGTCGCCCCCGCATGGCGCGAGGGGGCGGAACTGGCCCGGGTCGTGGTCGAGGCGATCGACGCCCTGCCGGGGAGTCCGCGGGCGGTCGTCGCCCTCGTCGATGCGAGCAGGGAATCGCGACGGGTTCCCGCGGTGATCGCGGCGCAGACCGAGCAGCCGGTGATCGTCGTGCCGCACGATACGGGGTTGGCCGGGGGAGAGCCGGCGCGATCCTTCCGGGCGCGCCAGGCCCTGCTTCGTCTCGCGGGGACCCTCATCGGGAAGGTCGACGCATGACGCAGTCCATCGTCCATCGTCCTGCTCGGGCCGTCCTCCCGGCGGAACCCCCGGAGGGCATCGTGCTCACCGCGCCGCCGGCGAGCAACGACAACGCCGCCGGTTTCCCGCTGCAGTCGGTGCTGCCGATCGTCGGCAGCCTTTCGTCGATCACCATGATGGTGCTCCTCCGGGGTAACCCGATGTTCGTCGTGATCGGCGCGGTGATCCTCGTCGTCGCTCTGGTCGGCGGCATCGGCATGGCCTTCACGACGCGCGGAAACGCGGCACGTCAGCGTCGGATGCAGCGAGAACGCTATCTCGACCACCTCGAGCACGTCCGCGCCGAGCAGCGCGACCGAGTGGCGCACGTGCGGCGGGCGGCGCTCACCCGGCATCCGTCGCCCTCGGCGCTCGTCGAGCTCGGGCACGACCCGGCGCGTCGCTGGGAATGCCGCCCCTCCGACCCCGACTTCCTGCAGGTGCGCATCGGCACCGGCGACCTCGCGGTGCTCCCGGTGGTGCTGCCCGAGGAATCGAATCCGGTGCAGCCGTACGACCCGATCATGAAGGCGGCCGCCGAGCGTTTGGTGCGCTCCGCGGGAGTGGTGCAGGGGATGCCGGCGACGATCGACCTCTCGACGGGCGGGCAGTACGCGATCGTCGGCGACCGGACGCGGGCGTTGCAGGTGGCGCGATCGATCGCGCTGCAGATCGCGACGTTCCACTCTCCCGACGAGGTGCACCTCGCGGCCGTGGTCCCGGCATCCGCCCTCGGCGACTGGCGCGGACTCGACCTGCTCCCGCACGCAGGAGCGCCGCGCCCTGCCGCCGATCAGCCCTTGGCGCGCCGCATCGCGCCGACGCTCGACGACCTGCTCGCTCTGATCGCGCCGGAACTGCGGGATCGTGTGGCCGCCACGACGGCGGCACGCCGGGCCGGACGCCGCATCCGGCCGGTGCGGCTCGTGCTCTTCGTCGATGAGGGCGACGGGTACGCGACGACTCCGCCGCGCTGGGACCCGGTGCTCGACGCCGCCGACCTCGGCATCACGATCGTGCACATCGTCGACGATCGCCTCAAGGAGCCCGAGCACGTCGTCGCCCGCGTCGCGGTCGATGCGGCCGGCTGCGCGATCGAGAACCCGGCCGAGCCGGGGGACCCGGTGCTCTGCGCGGCGGACGCCGTCGGGCAGGCGCTGCTCGAGACGGTCGCGCGTCCGCTCGCTGCGCTGCGGATGAGCAGGGCGACGGCGGCGGAGGCGACCGATGCGGTGGCGCCCGACCTCGGCGAACTCCTCGGCCTCGGCGACGTGGCGCAGATCGATCCGCGTCAGGCGTGGGTGCCGCGCTCCTCCGCGGACTTCCTCCGCGTGCCGATCGGAGTCGACGACACGGGCGCTCCGGTGCTCATCGACCTCAAGGAATCCGCGCAGCTCGGTATGGGGCCGCACGGCATCTGCATCGGTGCGACGGGGTCGGGCAAGAGCGAGCTGCTGCGCACCCTCGTGCTCGGGCTCGCGGCCACGCACGGGCCGGATGACCTCAGCATGATCCTCGTCGATTACAAGGGCGGGGCGGCGTTCGCGCCGTTCGCGCGTCTCCCGCACGTCGCCGGGATCATCGACAACCTCGCCGACGATCCGCAGCTCACCGAGCGAGCGCGCGCGAGCATCAACGGGGAGGTCGTGCGCCGCCAGCAGCTCCTCAAAGCCGCCGACAACTCGGCATCGATCACGCAGTACCGGCAGCTCCGACGCAGTCGGCCCGAGTTACCGCCGTTGCCCCATCTGTTCCTCGTGATCGACGAGTTCGGCGAGCTCCTCACCGCCGAGCCGGAGTTCGTCGATCTGCTGCTCACGATCGGACGCATCGGCCGCTCGATCGGTGTGCACCTGTTGCTTTCGAGCCAGCGGATAGAGGCGGGCAAGCTCCGCGGCCTCGAGACCTACCTGTCGTATCGGATCGGGCTGCGCACGTTCTCGGCCGCCGAGAGCGCCATGGTGCTCGACACGCAGGATGCGTTCCACCTGCCGGCGATCCCCGGCTACGCCTATCTCAAGGTCGACACCTCGATCTACACCCGACTGCGCGCGGGCTATGTCTCGGGGCCCGTCGACGACCTCCGGGATCGGCCGGTCGAGACGACCGAGGTTCCACGGATGAGGATGATCTCCGCGTACGACGTCGTTCAGCCGCTCCCCGAGGTCGAGGCCGACGGGGCTGCGGCGGTGCAGGAGATCTCCGCGACGGAGAACATGCCGCCCGAGCGAACAGTGGTCGACGTAGCCGTCGAGGGGCTGGCGAAGGGCGCGGTCCGCACGCGTCCGGTGTGGTTACCGCCCCTTCCCA
It encodes:
- a CDS encoding EsaB/YukD family protein, which codes for MSDYTRLSVRGSSRRVEIAVSSDDPLGSLLPQLIDALAEPSGAGGRPLALVTAIGDSLDLERSAREQSLVDGSVLRLLPFDSAPPPPMVIDVVDVLADELENRNDRWSDASRAAVSAVVVALSAAAASIAVPFDGVAGGAVRFGLLGLLLVCAVGFGLFGRRRPAAVMATAAVGAGAPAALHAAAAQAATHPASVLPITALWVTLAWSAVLLIGGGVARGSRGAMVGGALGIVLTVPLLTALAMGMRHDQAAAVIGVVAAVLLGLVPWLALSASGLTGLDHRAAESADLPRPAALGAVSDAYRTLDWVVAVLAAVLVLCGIVLWMTDAVWPRLLAASLALVVLLRSRAFPLRSQGFLLWAAGIGIAAVAAATLIVNGSLGWTVVAGAVVIGVTAAIAGLARPKAHQRARLRSFGDALETAAVIAIVPMAVGVFGIYADLLALFGGGA
- the eccCa gene encoding type VII secretion protein EccCa, translating into MTQSIVHRPARAVLPAEPPEGIVLTAPPASNDNAAGFPLQSVLPIVGSLSSITMMVLLRGNPMFVVIGAVILVVALVGGIGMAFTTRGNAARQRRMQRERYLDHLEHVRAEQRDRVAHVRRAALTRHPSPSALVELGHDPARRWECRPSDPDFLQVRIGTGDLAVLPVVLPEESNPVQPYDPIMKAAAERLVRSAGVVQGMPATIDLSTGGQYAIVGDRTRALQVARSIALQIATFHSPDEVHLAAVVPASALGDWRGLDLLPHAGAPRPAADQPLARRIAPTLDDLLALIAPELRDRVAATTAARRAGRRIRPVRLVLFVDEGDGYATTPPRWDPVLDAADLGITIVHIVDDRLKEPEHVVARVAVDAAGCAIENPAEPGDPVLCAADAVGQALLETVARPLAALRMSRATAAEATDAVAPDLGELLGLGDVAQIDPRQAWVPRSSADFLRVPIGVDDTGAPVLIDLKESAQLGMGPHGICIGATGSGKSELLRTLVLGLAATHGPDDLSMILVDYKGGAAFAPFARLPHVAGIIDNLADDPQLTERARASINGEVVRRQQLLKAADNSASITQYRQLRRSRPELPPLPHLFLVIDEFGELLTAEPEFVDLLLTIGRIGRSIGVHLLLSSQRIEAGKLRGLETYLSYRIGLRTFSAAESAMVLDTQDAFHLPAIPGYAYLKVDTSIYTRLRAGYVSGPVDDLRDRPVETTEVPRMRMISAYDVVQPLPEVEADGAAAVQEISATENMPPERTVVDVAVEGLAKGAVRTRPVWLPPLPTRVTLGGLLPSSGAIEDAAGLSIPIGLLDEPVQQRQHPWRLDLTRSGGHVSVMGAPQSGRSTFLRTVAASIAVTRTPRQVSVYGLDLTGGGLARIEGFPHVGGVATRGHRERVGRVLEELTTMLEVREQAFRAEGIDSVDELRRRHAAGELPQLPSADVVLLVDGYATLRTDFEEYEGALQRLLDRGGSFGIHVVVTLNRWNDLRSPQQGVIGTRIELGLNDPSDSQVSRKLSSSLRRDEPGRALTDASEFAQVALPVLEDDDSVGVGEMLEALARQSAESWAGPEAAPIRLLPEDLDPQTLADAGIDPSIISLGLRQDTMKAFSLDLARSDPHLMVLGDTGCGKTTVLRGIVRGALAGHTPDDLVIALMDVRGDLADEVPEPYLGGHAATAPLARQLAESIAIELDKRQAAKASGPRILVVIDDFDVLAAGGTEPLRPLLPYLASARDLGLNVVLTRPVLGASRAMFDTSLQALRDTGGSTLVMSGDRGEGPLLAKVYAEQMVPGRGRFVRRGSGATLVQVARFACEK
- a CDS encoding FHA domain-containing protein; the encoded protein is MSTAGKTDGGLDAFVYCERADTRAWCPALVSDTLTVFVPMICAVLTSAAGEPLAGAGLVLLALGIAGGQVIALAYDGRTLGARMFGLRIVERSSGCPSGRLLVADLVGRRLRVLDIRRGRDPISSAVALYRFPERAAAQHPPAPATNTVALLDSGQRLPFARALVVGRNPTTDARGEQRFSWPDLSRTLSKTHARLEWDGESVWVTDLGSANGTAMEVGVECASLDPFVPTRMPADAVLRLGDRSLTIAGSRRDRRGASDVADERDEDSRGGHYA